From one Haloferax marinisediminis genomic stretch:
- a CDS encoding helix-turn-helix transcriptional regulator, which yields MSHVASAPHETRGNLLYTEYEDSPYWAVRQLYNHIDGGAKGIEVEIPRYDAPGTEVWTVSLGFHESGLSPSKRDTVNSLLEYDINAYGEGQRKLPIIIQPRLGWDDENRPNSVPANLGRSTNVKLNNTVNVELDEIPHLIREILRAVCERVGFDWSRRYFTETPHEYSTITQHERYIRILRDMAKKLVHSDGVFMKLFMLVADLEGSHVVYDSNNEKVVGYNHQLRFDRKAIEEISKNSRHRPRGMQLKHYHPEHVRKKSGDDPLYHPKLGALYKKNLNQDQSVRWTDRHDLVDDLEEKMMNVLEWAGIPTNPGSWFVEDDHFVPGESDRRIAFWDDPTPEIEASQESVIIRTLQELEDSDRDVLEYVAMADGGTVDGAAEETGWSEATVYRVLQRLSGLLDCDNRVVSWVSSKMSQQVREIVSVTEDVVESNARLIENVLSVDPRDLERSGRALQNWLNRYGAEVVQGMDDRSKRVKIRVRSILTESKNSTAKGEYLPDVIDAGYSAWCDAGLDAGRFYNAIIEFDQAYGPKQSAIASQHLR from the coding sequence CACCCCACGAGACTCGTGGCAACCTACTGTACACGGAGTACGAAGACTCGCCCTACTGGGCCGTCCGCCAGCTGTACAACCACATCGACGGCGGTGCGAAAGGAATCGAGGTAGAAATACCACGCTACGACGCGCCGGGAACAGAGGTTTGGACGGTTTCACTCGGGTTCCACGAGTCCGGGCTGTCTCCCTCGAAACGTGATACCGTCAACTCGCTCCTCGAGTACGACATCAACGCCTACGGTGAGGGACAGCGAAAACTCCCGATTATCATTCAACCCCGACTCGGATGGGACGACGAGAACCGGCCAAACAGCGTTCCTGCGAACCTTGGCCGTTCGACCAACGTCAAACTGAACAACACGGTCAACGTCGAACTTGACGAGATTCCCCATCTCATTCGCGAGATATTACGTGCCGTCTGTGAGAGAGTCGGCTTTGACTGGTCTCGTCGGTACTTCACAGAGACACCTCACGAGTATTCGACCATCACCCAGCACGAGCGGTACATCCGCATCCTTCGGGACATGGCGAAGAAACTCGTCCACAGCGACGGGGTTTTCATGAAACTCTTCATGCTCGTCGCAGACCTGGAGGGGTCGCACGTCGTCTACGATTCGAACAACGAGAAGGTTGTTGGCTACAACCACCAACTCCGATTCGACCGCAAGGCCATCGAGGAGATTTCGAAGAATAGCCGTCATCGACCACGCGGGATGCAGCTCAAGCACTACCATCCCGAGCACGTGCGCAAGAAGTCGGGTGACGACCCACTGTACCACCCGAAGCTCGGTGCGCTCTACAAGAAGAATCTGAACCAAGACCAATCGGTTCGGTGGACCGACCGCCACGACCTCGTCGACGACCTGGAAGAGAAAATGATGAACGTGCTCGAGTGGGCCGGCATTCCAACGAATCCGGGGTCATGGTTCGTCGAAGACGACCACTTCGTTCCCGGAGAATCCGACCGGCGGATTGCGTTCTGGGACGACCCGACGCCGGAAATTGAGGCGTCGCAGGAGTCGGTTATCATCCGGACGCTCCAGGAGCTGGAAGACTCTGACCGCGACGTCCTCGAATACGTCGCCATGGCCGACGGGGGAACTGTCGACGGGGCAGCCGAAGAGACCGGGTGGTCCGAAGCGACCGTCTACCGCGTCCTTCAGCGACTCAGCGGCCTCCTCGACTGCGACAATCGTGTTGTCTCGTGGGTCTCCTCGAAGATGTCCCAACAGGTCCGCGAAATCGTCTCTGTCACCGAGGACGTCGTCGAGTCCAACGCACGACTCATCGAGAATGTCCTCTCTGTCGACCCACGTGACCTGGAACGCTCCGGCCGTGCTCTGCAGAACTGGCTCAATCGATACGGTGCTGAAGTCGTCCAGGGGATGGACGATCGCTCGAAGCGCGTGAAGATTCGCGTTCGGTCGATTCTAACCGAATCGAAGAACAGCACTGCGAAAGGCGAGTACCTACCCGACGTGATCGACGCAGGCTACTCCGCGTGGTGTGACGCCGGCCTCGACGCCGGTCGGTTCTACAACGCCATCATCGAATTCGACCAGGCGTACGGTCCAAAACAGTCCGCAATCGCGAGTCAGCACCTCAGATAG